The window CGCGTCAGAGGCCTCGAACTCGGGGGGAGAGGGTGGCATGCCTGGCGTGCCCTTAGCGTGCGGCGTAGAGTGATGTGGAGTGATGGAAAGATTGTCAAGTACGTAAGGAAACAGCGGGATGACACGAGCAACATAATCGCCTACTTGGACGCACTTTCAGGCACCGAATCCGCCATGGAATCTGGACTTGAGCCGCGCGACATCCACCCAGCGCTTCGCCATCCGTCATCACCGTCACCAACTCATGTAGGTGGAAAATGTGCCAAGACATGGGACTTTGGAGACGATTCAATTCGATCTGCACACATCCAGGCTGTCACCACCAAACGACCACACCCTGCGCACTCTGTACAATGTCCACTCCCACAAATGATAAAAGCATAATAACTACGCAACTCATCAAAACATCACATCCATACCGATGCCATGAAGAATAGTACATCCTGCCGTCAACCACTAACGAAAGCTGGATATCTACTCGGTCATCTCGACGTCACCAGACTTCTTGCTGCCCTTGCGCTCGAGGATAGCTCGTCGGTCCTTGTCGAGCTACAATCTCCAAGTCAATTACAGTTCAACAAGGGAGAAACATCCAAGCCAACTAACCTTGAGGGAAGTGATGACAACGTTGGAGGGGTGGATGCCAACAGGGGAAGTAGCAGCGTTGCTCTTCTCAATGTGGACTCGGTCGACGTGGATGACCCACTTCTTCCTGTAGACCTAGACACGAAATATTGGTCAGACCAGGTCCGTCTCCCTTCTTTGAGCTTTGTTTGACCAACCTGGGTGACCTTGCCCTCTCGGCCCTTGTACTTTCCTCGGACAATCAAAACCTCGTCGTCCTTCCTGACGGGGATGGATCGGGCCTATCGATTGATCCATCAGTACACCTCTTTAAGCAAGCAAAATAATAAAAAAGACAACAAAGAACCAAACTCACGTTGTGCTCCTTTCGGAGCTCCTTGGACAAGGGGGAAGACATGAGCTTCCTCTTGAGGCCGGAAGAGGCAGAGAAGTGCGCCTTGCGCGACTTGCGGCGGTCAGAAGCGAGGCCTATCCATTCAAAAGCGTTAGCGTATACTCAAAGCCAAAATATCAAACATCTCATTTGGGCAGGGGGCAGGGCCGAGGCAGGGCACACCAAGCAAGCAGGCAAGCAGGCAGGAAGCAGGTGCGGAAGGTAAGAGGACATGGTACAGGCGGTCTCCAAGGCGTTGTTGAGCCGTTCGGTAGGATGCTGACAAAAAGTCGTGTTGCTCGTTAACCGGCGGCGATATCCTCGAGTTGGCAGCACTGCTGAAATCTCCTGCTGCTACTGCACAGGCAAGTAGGCAAGTGGACAAGTGCAAGTGTTTGTCGATATGTCCGAAATTTTTTGGCTCCCTCATGGCTTCTCATCGTCTCCAAACCTCACACACCCTAAAGAGCAACTGCTTCCCTGTCCTTCACATTCAATCTTCCTTGCTGTTGAGAACCAATTGTTGAAATACCATTTGCCGAGTCGTACCATATTACCCCAAGGGACCATCGTCCTATCCCGCCTTGCACACCCGCACACCCGCATACCGGCTCGCTCGCCCGCCCGCCCGCCCTACCCACATCTAGTATTCTTGAACAGAACGACTCACCCAAAGAAGACGCCATTTTTCCTTATTTGTCGTGAAAGAATTTGAAGGTtaaaggaggagagaaaagCCAAAAAAACCTGGAAAATGCAACAAGAAACGAACCGGAGCAAAGCCAGGCCAGCGCCAAACCCAGCGACCCATACAGTGAGGGCGCCTGCGTACGAAACCCCGGCGTTATCCCAGCCAAACGGCAAGTTGCCGGAGATTTGGGAAAGTCGATGGAATGTGGCGCGGCCAGGCAGGAGGAAGTGCGGGAGGGTTGGAAGCTTAACGCCGATGGAGTCGATGGCGGACAAGGCCGAAGCAGTGTAACCTCCTTGCGATCAAAGACATGAAGGGATCGGTTCCTAGCGACAAGTCGATCTTGTACCTTGTGACATTCGTTTCCTCTCGCTCTCTTCTCGGGTACGCCCCGTACTGGATGATAATTACCGTCAAAACATGATACCGTGCTTTATCATACAATACTCCCGGTCATCTTTGAGTGCATCAGGATGCATCCAATTATTCGGACACACTACACAACTACAACATCAAATACCAAAATATAACCCAAGCCTACATATTATTGACATTAAAACTAAAAAATTGAATTCGGTTTGAAGCCACACAGTCCTTGTCATCTATCCCCAAACAACCTCCACCAGCCCCCCACCCCACACATGCCCATCCTTCGCTTTTCCCCCATGCTCCCCACTTCCCTTGGGCTGCACCCCTATCTGTATTATATACGTAACTGCAATCTCGGGGGTGCTGAAGCTCTGTATAAGCTTCGACTTTAGCTCTGCTGGTATACCCTGGGGTTGCCGAGCGTCGTATCCGAATGGGTCCAGATGCTGGCCGTTGTTTGCACAGTCGGTCGATTGAGAAGAGGGATTGAAGCGCAGGGTGAGGAGACCGTGCATTTGGATATCAGTTGCTGATCCCGAAAGCTGACTTTGGGTGGATGAGGTAGATGCTGATGTGATCGAGCTAGCATTGATACGGGAGTCACGACGTTCACCGGTAGAGGATGCGTTGGTCACGCACGAGGAAAGACAGTGCTCGGCTATAGGTGACGACGAAAGCGGAGGATGATCGGCCCGGTGTGAAGCTGCTAAAGTCGGATCGGTCCTGGATGTGATTGTGGATACAGAAGCTGAAGGTATAGAGCTCTTACGTCGAAACACGGATCCCACTTTTCCATCCATAAAAGAAAACCTTCTTCCACCATCTTGCTCCTTCCCACCGGTTTGTGATGATGGCGCAGCCACTTGCGCAAGCCCATCGCCGGACGATGCCTTCCTCCTCTTACCCCTTCCTGcttttttctccttttccttttcccttctctctttctGCACTTCTCCCAAATCCACCTTCtcccctccttcttcccataTGAGCACCTGACTCGGTATCTCACTCTTCCTTACCTCTCTACCACCATCAACCCTCATTGTTGCCACGCGTTGAAGCCGAACGATAATCGTGCTTTCCCGCGGGTTGGTAAAGTTCCTCAAAAGCGACCCCCCGGCCGGGTGATAAAAGTGCAGGTGGAAAGGGATTGTGGGCGGTGGAGCATTGACAGGGATGTAGAGTATCATCGGGGAGGGAAGTACAAGGCAGGCTTGGATGGGGGTAGGATCAGAGGGTAAAAGACCACCGTTGAGAGGGATTGTACGCCAACCGGGATTAAGTCGGTCGTCTAACATGAGAGAACGCAACCGCCTTGGAGAGATGTAGCTTCGAGGCTGATATATTATTGGAACTGTCAACCTGTTGAATTAAATTAATCTTATTAGTGTGGTGTATTTTGACTATAAGAAGAAGTATTTTATAATGACTCACTCTTCATTCATCCTCCAGCTTCCCTTCCTTGTCACCTTTACCCTCAACACATACTCAACCTCTCCTTGCAAACCAAGCTGCAATATCTCACACGTAGGTGGCAGATCAATATCGTCGCCTCGCCAATGTTTTGTGGGCATCTGGATCTCAAAGGGGAAGGTGGTACCAGGTTCGATGAGTGGCTGACCGTCTTTAGTCAGTCGAAGTTGTTGCTGTTCGATGGACTCGGAGGAAGGTGGGAATAGCGTAAGGGCAGAACGCCCAAGGGGGTAACTATCCATCATGTTGTACTGTCCTCTCGCGTAAAATACAGTTTTGACAAATCCCAAAATCTACGCATCTTTTGTCAATTTTGAAAGTTTTCTCTTGTAGTATGCATGCCAAGAAGATAGACTCACTTTTATATCAAGTCCCACAGCATGGTCAATCCCTTTCACAACAACGCTCCCTTTTACTACCCCTGCTCTTCCTGTCTTGATAAACATGGGGCCCGTACCGTTCGCATTCAATCGTCGGGCATTGTTACTCGTAATCGTCAAGTTCAACTTTTTGCTGCCAATCATCATACCAGATCTCTCGTTAATGACTTGATTACTATGCCCAGCCGCGTCCGGCGCCTGTGGAGGTATGCGTAATGGTACAGGGCCGGctgcctcttctccctcaGAAAGTGACGGGATGAGTGAGATAGCATTGAAGAATGCCGAAGCCGGATGATCAGGTGAAAGGTGAGCGGTGGATACCAGCATTAACTCGTCCCTTCCCACTTCTTGACTGTAGGCAGGAGGTAAGGAAGCTCCGGCTGGGGGACTCAGTGTCTCGAGCACAGGAGGCTCAACCATCCCGTCGGACGCAGAAGTTCGATGGGTGTCTGTGCCAGCGAAAGTGAAGCGACGATTGGCAAGTACATTTTGGCGTGGTAGAAGTGGATCATCTTCATCAGTCCCTGGATCATGTCCTTCTGAGTCATTCTCATTGGTTTCTGGTTGCTCGACTTCCCTATTTTCTCCATGAAGGTCATCCAAGCCAAAATATTCTCTCATATAGGTATCTTCCCACCCCTCCGATATCCTGTCTCCTGCAAAGAATGGAGAGAATGCTCCTTGGGTTAGAGCTGTTTCATAAGTTGGTATAGGCGCGACCGTAGCCTGGCTCTGGGCGGGGGTCAAAGCATTAGCGGTATATCGAGGGAGTCTATCCCGTTCGTTCGCAGCATTGTCAATGCCTACTAGTTCACTTGCCCGCCTTCCTATaggtggtggtgatgaAGACAACGGCGAAGGAGGGGGTGATACTCTGGGACGAGCTCTTCCTTCGTGAAAGGAGAAAAGGCCGGGCGAGAAAATGCCATTCTCTGGTATAAGGGGCCCTCCCAAAGATGGGACTCGCGACAGGCGATGCGTTGCGTTAGAAGAGGATGAAACGAATTCTGAGGAGGGGGCTTGGGTTGAAAAACTTGAGTGCGAGGAATGGAAGAAAGGGACCATGGGTTTGTGGCTCAGCGACAGCGCAATGAACAAACTTATACTGCAAAGTGAAGCGGGAGGGAAGAAATACAGATGAGGTTCTCAGACAGTTGAACTTCCAAGAGATCTTGTGAAAACGACTTCTTGAGTCGCGGAGTCATCCACGGGTTACTAAACCGTCGCCACTCCGGATGATGTATACTTATCTGCTTGGCCCGAAGTACGCAAGACTGGACCAAGTCCGCCGTGCCTTACTTCTTCGATGTAGGTGATTAACTGCTTATGAACTGAGCTGGACAGGTGCTGCGAAATCCTTAGAATTCTGCACGCCCCGCTCTATTGACTGCCACTTTTCCTGGGCTTATTTGAATGACGCTTTATGATATGTGGAGATGTGGATTCCTGAAATATGCCCATTAACGAATCCGATGAGGAAGCATTAGAAGAAGAGTCGAAGCCGTACCCGGAACTCCGAGTAATTTCTGCAGACGTCACGGTTTTAGAATTCGCAGAAAAAGGAAATTAAAAAAGGAAACAAGCCACCACCGCCGGTCGATTCCGGCATCAGCGACTGCTGAGAAGTGGCGTTACAGACGCCTCTTTTGTTGCCGCGCGACTGTTTTTAAGCCTAAGCGGCGCCTTCCGTTCGCCGTGTTTTACGAGAATTCAGGGGGGTCTCGATCATCCGCCGAGTTTTCCTTGTTTGGCCGATAAAAGTCAACACGGCATTCCTTTGAGTTGATGGTGGATCACTTGTTTATTGTTCACCACCCTTTCCGTTTCACCATTTAGTTCTGCCTTTTTACCTCTCCTCGAACTTCCCTACACTCCGTAGCATCTCACTGTCGTTACACCTACTGCTGTCACTCTTTATATCTGCTTGCTTATCATCTATTGTGAGTTGTTTGGCCCGTTTCTGCAATCGCACAAACAAGTCTAACATCAATTCAGGCTGCTCTCCATCCCATTTCACCTCGTCATTTAGCCCCCATAATCATCAAGTCATGCCTCGTATCGCTGCTCGTACAGAGTGTTACGACACTCTGCGCGAGTGCATGAGGCACTACAAGGCCAAACGAGACCACTTACTCCACAACCTTGGCAAAACTTCTTATATCGATGGCTCCCAATTCGTCGTTGCCTTTATCTCACCAAAAGGTGAAGTCCATACTTATCAGTCAGCTCTTCTTAAAGAGACCTTTGAGAAGGGTGGCAAGGGTGATGGAGGGGGCATACTAAACATGGATGCCCTTCGGTATCACGCCTCGATACTAAAGGGGAAactgaagaagaggagggaagaagaaggaaaggggaCCATGAAAAAGGCCTTTGGTGAAGGAAGTTCTGCCTCAACCACCTCTGCAGCTGCTGGCGGCtctgatgaagaggaagctgAAGAGGAGGCTGAGGACGACGACTCTGAAGAAGTGGACCCAGACAAGACCCTTGTAGATGAACCAGCCACTCCTCTTCTTGAAGCCACCAGCGTCAAGCCTCCTTCATCCAACGCCACATCACCAACCTCAAACGAGCACTGTATCACTCTTcaacaagaagaagttgCACCCTACTTTGCCAAACGTTTTGCTGCTGTCCAGCAAGACACTTGCAAACTCGTTGCCAAAGCGTGGATTAAGGTCATCGAGCCAAAGAAGCAGAGCAAGTTTCCTTATAACAAGGGCGAGAATGCAAAGCCCAAATGGTGGCCAGACGGAGTCCCTCACCGAGCACCAGACCATCTATCTAAAGAACGTAAGTTGTATTGGCATCGCATTATTGCAAAATATTGAATTTCTTGTATTGCAGAACGTATCGTACTCTTGATACACCTTCTTAGAAGTGGACTTGCTCGAGTAGCTGACCTTGAATTGTCAACGGCTTCTATCATGGCTTGGATTACCTACGAGAGATTTGAGATCCTTCGAGAGCTTTGTTTGGTTGGACGAGCGGACGAGCACAGGCGACAGAATGGAAGGGTTGAAGGTGAATTCCAATCAATGAACTCAATCGGTTAATTATTGACCCATCATAATAGACATGATCAAGCCCCTCGTCATTCCGATACCAGAGAGTTTACGGCGCACCGTCCAGGCTGGTTCAGCATCTGACGGCTCCGAGCTCCCTCCTCCATTCAACACCGTCAACCCCCTCACCGCTACTAATACCACCAACGCCATCAGTACCATCAATACCGCCAATCCTCGCAAGCGTTCTGTTTCTCCCGTTGATGTTCCCGAGCCCAACCTCACCATACCCATCCCTCAGGCTAAGCGTACAAAAACAAAGCCCCAGTTCCTCTATACCCCTCTTCAGCCCTCTGACGTCTCATGGCGGGCTACAGGCCATGTGCCAAACCACCACTTGCCCTTTACTCCTCTCGGCATGCAGCTCCCAGATCCCAGACAACAGCAACCCGGCCTACACCACGATTCTTTCTCCTACCATTCTCCTAAACCCCACAtttctcatcctcaccaCATGCAGATGCCGACCCAGAGGTTCCAGCAGCCTGGAAACATGATTAGGCACCATTCCATGTACGAGTTGTCAATGGATTACAACAATAAGCCACCGGTCTATTTTACCCCACCTATGCCCTCCCCTGTGGTTGATGACTTCCACGGGGGTGTTCAAGGGGATAGCAACCAAGCATTCGTATTTATCAACCATTCGAACTCCAACCAAACTGCTTCCTCTC is drawn from Cryptococcus gattii WM276 chromosome A, complete sequence and contains these coding sequences:
- a CDS encoding structural constituent of ribosome, putative (Similar to TIGR gene model, INSD accession AAW41945.1), coding for MRCLASDRRKSRKAHFSASSGLKRKLMSSPLSKELRKEHNARSIPVRKDDEVLIVRGKYKGREGKVTQVYRKKWVIHVDRVHIEKSNAATSPVGIHPSNVVITSLKLDKDRRAILERKGSKKSGDVEMTE
- a CDS encoding uncharacterized protein (Similar to SGTC gene model, INSD accession EAL22850.1) codes for the protein MVPFFHSSHSSFSTQAPSSEFVSSSSNATHRLSRVPSLGGPLIPENGIFSPGLFSFHEGRARPRVSPPPSPLSSSPPPIGRRASELVGIDNAANERDRLPRYTANALTPAQSQATVAPIPTYETALTQGAFSPFFAGDRISEGWEDTYMREYFGLDDLHGENREVEQPETNENDSEGHDPGTDEDDPLLPRQNVLANRRFTFAGTDTHRTSASDGMVEPPVLETLSPPAGASLPPAYSQEVGRDELMLVSTAHLSPDHPASAFFNAISLIPSLSEGEEAAGPVPLRIPPQAPDAAGHSNQVINERSGMMIGSKKLNLTITSNNARRLNANGTGPMFIKTGRAGVVKGSVVVKGIDHAVGLDIKILGFVKTVFYARGQYNMMDSYPLGRSALTLFPPSSESIEQQQLRLTKDGQPLIEPGTTFPFEIQMPTKHWRGDDIDLPPTCEILQLGLQGEVEYVLRVKVTRKGSWRMNEELTVPIIYQPRSYISPRRLRSLMLDDRLNPGWRTIPLNGGLLPSDPTPIQACLVLPSPMILYIPVNAPPPTIPFHLHFYHPAGGSLLRNFTNPRESTIIVRLQRVATMRVDGGREVRKSEIPSQVLIWEEGGEKVDLGEVQKERREKEKEKKAGRGKRRKASSGDGLAQVAAPSSQTGGKEQDGGRRFSFMDGKVGSVFRRKSSIPSASVSTITSRTDPTLAASHRADHPPLSSSPIAEHCLSSCVTNASSTGERRDSRINASSITSASTSSTQSQLSGSATDIQMHGLLTLRFNPSSQSTDCANNGQHLDPFGYDARQPQGIPAELKSKLIQSFSTPEIAVTYIIQIGVQPKGSGEHGGKAKDGHVWGGGLVEVVWG
- a CDS encoding uncharacterized protein (Similar to TIGR gene model, INSD accession AAW41685.1), giving the protein MPRIAARTECYDTLRECMRHYKAKRDHLLHNLGKTSYIDGSQFVVAFISPKGEVHTYQSALLKETFEKGGKGDGGGILNMDALRYHASILKGKLKKRREEEGKGTMKKAFGEGSSASTTSAAAGGSDEEEAEEEAEDDDSEEVDPDKTLVDEPATPLLEATSVKPPSSNATSPTSNEHCITLQQEEVAPYFAKRFAAVQQDTCKLVAKAWIKVIEPKKQSKFPYNKGENAKPKWWPDGVPHRAPDHLSKEQRIVLLIHLLRSGLARVADLELSTASIMAWITYERFEILRELCLVGRADEHRRQNGRVEDMIKPLVIPIPESLRRTVQAGSASDGSELPPPFNTVNPLTATNTTNAISTINTANPRKRSVSPVDVPEPNLTIPIPQAKRTKTKPQFLYTPLQPSDVSWRATGHVPNHHLPFTPLGMQLPDPRQQQPGLHHDSFSYHSPKPHISHPHHMQMPTQRFQQPGNMIRHHSMYELSMDYNNKPPVYFTPPMPSPVVDDFHGGVQGDSNQAFVFINHSNSNQTASSQGTNPQTSLSSSQPSLSSAPMSAPTPVSAPLPIVQPISIASTPTSAEFARSASAQGYMQQQQLEYLETHPPQGFGYISPGSSGQTEPSLAFSRFAFEGDRFDYGMPSIEDSGF